GTGTAATGTCAACATTCCGATGATCTCAAAAAAGGAGAGAACAATCGGAAGTTTATTTCATCAGCAGCATTTTCCTGGAATCAGCTCTATCTCCCGATTTAAGAACATAATAATATACACCACTGGAAACAGGTTTGCCAAGGTTATCGGTTCCATTCCAAGTTATCGAGTTGATCGATTGATCGGTTGATGAGTTGATCGGGAAAGTTTTTACTTTCTGACCTTTTAGATTGTAAATTTCGATGGTTGCAAACGAGGACGTTTGCGTTACAGAAAAATAAATCGTTGTGGATGGATTGAAGGGATTTGGATAATTACCAAGCAGTTTTGAAGCAGATACTAATTCATTATCATTGGCTATTGGATTGTAGCTTAAAGTTACTGTATCGGATACTTCCGGATCGAGGGGAGTTAATGTCGGATCGAGTAGCATCAGTTTCAAATCATGAGAATCTTGCGGAAAATCACCAACTGCAACAGGATTCAGATCAGAATACATCTGAATCAAGTTATCATCGATATATAGCCCTACAAAACCATCTCCTCCAGCAGGGTCAAAATTTTCCACAACGAATTCCACCATGAAAGGTAATTCCTCGATCGTGGAATTATTTGCCGGTGAAGTGATTTCAATAGTTGGATCGGGTTGTGCTGCGGGAGTATAATAAAGTTCGATGTCATGAAAATTATTCGGTCCGGCAGAAATAACTTCGTAAGGATCGGGCCCTTTCACAAATTCTACATTTGTCCATGGTCCGCCCTGATTTGTATCGTCTTCAGAAAATTCAATATAAATTTTATAAGTGCCATCCGGAATCGATGCCAGCAGATTATCTGTGCAATCCCAGTTCAAATTGTGAGTCTGGTGAGAATTTAAAGTAGCTCCCGTTACAAGCGCATTTTGATAATTTCCGCCTGTCATATTATTCCATTTTACCAGGTCTTCGATCTCTTCCCAGGCACGTCGAACCAGAGTTCTTACAAAGTTGTCATTTTCATCTGTTACCCAGATGGCAAAAACGTGTTCAGGCTCATATTCTCCGCCATAAGATGACGTTCTGATCTGGAAATCTACAGCTCCTTCGGTTCTAGTTGTTGGAATTATTTGATTGTTTTGTTTTGCGAACAAATTTAAACAAAAAACAACGACAATAGTCAAGATCAGAAAACTATAGATTAATTTTATTCTTTTATTCATTTTATTACCTCCAATAATTCACCGACAAGAATTTGTATCTATATGTTTCACAGTCAATATATTTATGTATGTTAAATAAAATCCTATCTATTTTTTGCGAAGTGTGGGAGTAACCTTGCGAACGAATTCTTTTTCATCTTCTTCTTCATCTTCTTCTGCTTTATCTGATTCTTTCTGTTCAGATTCATTTGTTTCTGCCTGTTTTTCTTGTTCTGGTTTATCGGATTGTTTGTCAGCAATTTCCAAGTCAGTTTGAGGTTCGTCATCTTCAGTTTCATCTTCAAAAACTTCATCTTCAAAAACTTCATCTTCAAAAACTTCATCTTCAGGCGTTATAAGGTCTTCTGGTTCTTCCTCATCAATTTGTTCAAATTCTTCTTCTTTTTCTTCGGAAATATCGGTTAGTATCAGTTCATCTTCTTCATCCAGGTCATGTTCCAAATTTATCTCTTCACCTTTTTCTTCTTCAGGAAAGAAGACCTCATCATCCATTATTTTATCTTCTTCAATTTTATCGGGATCTTCGATATGTTCTTCTTTATCTTCAAAAAGATCATTTAGAGGAGCAATAAAATGTTCATCTTCATCATTTTCTTTATCTTCTTCGATTTCTCTGATTTCTTCCTCCTCTGGAATCTCAACAACCGTTTCTTCTTGGTCATCCGGGTTTTCAGCATCAGGATCTTTTGTAGTAAACACATCATCATCAACTAGTGGCAAAGCTGGACTGATTGTGTCCTCATCTTTTTCTTCTTCTATCTCAGAAGAATCTTCCGGTTTGACTGCTGTTTCAGTGATCGGAACAAATTTTCTGGCATAGCTATCGTCATCGATGCGTTTGATAAGAGTATGTTTCCAATTGAATTCTTTGGCAGTTTCTAAAGTTTCCTTCATTTCCATAACAGGCTTTTCTGTGTGTGGTCGATAGAATTGCAGCCATACTACATGACTGATCGTGGAATGTTTTTCCAACCACGCTTTCCATTCTTGTTGAGTCTTAAAATATTGAATATTTCTGATCTTACCTCTATCTTTACTTGCCATTTATCCTCCCGTATCAAATGACTGACGTAATAATAAACCTGAGATTATTTTGTGAAGAAAAAAGTTTCTGATACCATTTTGGTAATAAAAAAACCGCTGCAAAATGAGCGGTTTTTTTTAATCTTACATTAACTCTATTTTATTTCCATTTGTCTTCAAGTTCTTCAATCAGTTCAGCATATTTTGCTTCGATTTCTCGAACATTTAACATCATTTTCTTTAGACTGCTCACTTGCTGCATTTTTTCCAGCCATTCGCATTCGACATTAGGGAAATCTCGGTAAGTGTACCTCAGTCCAAAATCACTTTTGGGAGATCTGTATTTAAGATTCATAAGTGGTGCAATTCGGTTTAGAAGCTGATTGTAGATAACATAGGCATCGACTTTGTTTTCTCGCAAAATCTGTTTTTTTACGTCCAAGACAAGCAGCCAGTAAGAATTTTTTATCATCTTATAAAGCCTTTTACCTTTTGCCTTCACCTGTTCAACTGGTGTAGGAGTAGGATCGAAAAGCTTTTTCTTATCGAACCAGACAATAGAATTTCCATGCCTGTCGGATTCCATGAAGCGATTACCGGAAGACAATTTTTCTAGGAGCAGATCCACATAGAAAAATTCGGGAGTATTTTCCAAAAGATAGAAGCATTGTGAGTGTCCGTGCCAGGATGGTTCCGGCATGCGAAATTTAGTTTTTATTCCATAGTGCTCATCCAGATATTTCTCGATCTTTTCAAAAGTTTCTTCCACTTTTTTGTCATCGCAGATCAAACCAAGATCGAAATCTGAATATTCATCTAAATATCCGGTAGCAGCTGATCCACCTTCCCAGGCACAAAAGATATGGTTATCTTTTTCCAGAAGGTTCTTAAATTTTACAATAAATTCTTCTCTAAAATTATCCATCATTTCTCCATTCAACTCATTTTTTTTAATCATTCCTGAAAGGAATTAAATTTCCAGTGAATATCTGTACTTTTTTCAATCCCTTCAGGATTGTAGATATTCTGGTCTGGCTGCCGCAGGTTTTACCTGAGGCTATCAAGGTTGAACTCTGGCGAGTTCTTGAAAACGAAATCATAGTAATCATTTTCTCCATTCAACTCATTTTTTTTAATCATTCCTGAAAGGAATTAAATTTCCAGTGAATATCTGTATTTTTTTCAATCCCTTTAGGATTGTAGATATTCTGGCCTGGCTGCCACAGGTTTCACCTGCGGCTATCAAGGTTGAACTCTGGCGAGTTCTTGAAAACGAAATCATAGTAATCATTTCTCTATTCAAGTCATTTTGTGTCATTCCTTTCTTAGAAGAATAACATTAAAAAATTACAAAATATTTTAAAAAACATAGCTTCTAACATTCCTGAAAGGAATGAATCTTAATAGCCGTAGATGAAATCTACGGTGAAAATAAAGCAAAAAAAACAATCCTGAAAGGATTGAATAATTATGGTTATAAATATCTTTCATTGTAAGTTATCCCTGCTTCAAGATACAACCCTTTTAACTCTTCCAGATATGAAACAAATTTATGATGTTCTTCTTGATTTATGATGTATTTTACTATCCTGGATTTATCTGAATTTGAATAAGTGAAAGCCGAATACCCTTCTTGCCAGTTTGTGAAAAAAGGAAATAACTTTTGATCTTTAATAAAGCCAGAAGAACTAACTTTGATATCCTTTATCAAATTCGAAAGTGAAATTGTTGGATGTAAACTTGTTAATATGTGAATATGATCTTCCACACCTCCAATTCTGAATAAATGACACTTTTTGTTCTTGATAACGCCAGCAATATATTTGAAAAGTTGATCACGATGTTCCTGTTCTAAGCATCTGCAACGATTTTTTGTAGCAAAAACGATATGATAAATAATTTGAGTATAAGGCATTACAATTCCAGTGCAAAATTCAATCCCTTCAGGATTGTAGATATTCTGGCCTGGTTGCCGCAGGTTTCACCTGCGGCTATTAAGGTTGAACTCTGGCGAGTTCTTGAAAAAACCATTCCCAGTCATTTCATTGTCTAAAATCAGTTTGCTAATTTTCATATCAGAATAAATAAAATTCATATAACATCTTATTTCGTTCCTAAAATAAAAAGGGACGCTGCAGGAGCGAAACCGTTCTCCAAAATATAACTTCTTATCTCCTCACCTTCTTTTCTTAAAATGTCAAAATTTTCTTTGTTATCCAATTTTCTTAAACCGGCATCGATAAGTTTGGCTCTTTCATTTACCATTTCGGGATCTTTTGGTTCTGGTACAGGAAACGCATAATCCAGAATTTTGATCTTTTTCAGATCAAGTTCTGATATCATGTCTTTGATCTTCTGACGGGGAAAAGTAGGATCGTGTTTCTGTCCAAAAACTGTATCGATCTTGGCAAACCAGTGATGAATTTTGACGTGAGACATTTGCGCCTTATTCTGATTATCACAATACATCTCATGGATTACGAAATTTCCGTTCTTTTTTAAAACTCGTATCATCTCTTCTAAAACTTTTTCCATATTTTCCAGGTGATGCAGAGAATTGGAAAGGCAAACTGTATCAAAACTTTCATCTTCGAAAGGTAATTCTTTGGCATTTCCCCACACAAAAGTGATCTTATCGTTCGGATATGTCTGCTGGATCAATTTTTCTGAATTTGCCATAATATCGATGGCAGTGATCTTTTTATAACTTTTGAAGTGTTTGATGAATTGGATGAATTCTCCTCGCCCACTGGCTACATCCAACACATTTCCACCATCTATTTTCTGTAATATTCTTTCAAGTTCCAGCACATTCAACTCCGTTTATTCTCAAGTCTCAATATTTCTACCATTTTCCCAGGATCAGATCAGAATTTAGCAGGTTAATTTCCTCCTGTTTTTTTAGAAGTTGATAATATTTCTGGATCTTTGCCAGTTGCGTATTCTGATATTCCAATTTTTTATCATCCAATTCCAAAAGACTTATCATTCCCAGCTTGAACTGTTCCTGTGCCATGTTCAGGTTTTCTTCGGCCAGAGCCAGCTTTTCTTCATAAAGATCATAGGATTTTTGTAAAGTTGAGAAATCATTCTGCAGATTTTCGGATTGGATAGTATAATTATCTCGCGTTGTTTGATAATTCAAAGTAAGAAGTTTATTATATCTTTTCTGAATTTTGTAAGATTCGTATTTATCAAGCAATCCAAAGATATTCCAAGTTGCAGAAAGGTAAAGTGAGTTATCTGTTCTTGAATAACTTGAAAAATCATAAACATCATTTGGATCATCATGTCCAAATGAATATCCGATAGAAATACTGGGAAAGAAGTTCAACATAGATTTAAAGGAATTTGCTTTATTGATGTTGATGCTTTTTTCCTGCTGCATAAGAATGTTATTTTTTGTGAATTCCATCTCCTTATTCTTGATCTCGATCTCAGGTGAAACTAAACCATAACCTGCATCATCGATATTAAGATAAGAGAACAGGTCTTTTCTTGCTTTGGAAAGTGTGTTATTTGCTTCATTCACAGCAATTTCATAATCAATCAGTGATACTTCACTCTGTTTTAACTCAAGTAGTGATTTGTCTCCAGCATCGTATTGAACCTGAATTTGCTGATGAATTTTATTTTGCAATTGTAAATTCTTTTCCTGTATTTCCAAAGTTTCCTGAGCTTCTAATACACCTAAATAACTGGAAAATATGTAATAAGCTATTTGTTTCTTAGATTCATTGAATGATAAATCTGCGATTTTCATGTTTTCTATGGAAGTGTAAATATTAAAAAATGTTGGATCATTCAAAAAGAATGTTTTGGATGCTGATAATGATGCTGCATCATTCCACTCGGGATCGGCTGCATCAAAATAATAGCTGTTTCCATAGTTCAGGTTTAAAGATGGCAGTAAGCCATAGTAACTGCTTCGCAGATAACTTTGATTGTCTTTCAAGTTGCTTTTTGCTTCCTGAATATCATAAGATTTTTCCAGTCCGATCTCGATCAATTCTTCCAAGGCATATTCCTGGGCAAAGCAGATTGTAACTGCTATCGTGATTATGATTATCGAAATTAGCTTCTTCATTATTACTCCTTTTTCTTGTATATTTTTTCCAGAATCAAATTTCTGATTTATTTTGCAACAGTTTTCTTTTTATAAACAAAACTATTTTGCGACTGATTTTTTTCGGAACATTACTGGAATTTTATCCTTATCGGGAGCGCCAATTTGAATCAGTTCCCAATTTTTGTCATAATCTTCGATAGCATGTTTCAGAACTGTTACTTTTTCTTCTGATGTTGGCTCTGTTCCTTCCCAATGAATGATCTCAACTCTATACTTCAGAGTTTTTTTTCTTACCATTAATTCTTACATCGATCTCCAGATTTTGTTCTGCTTCCAGAGTTGGAATAGACAAAACTACTTCTCTCATTTCAGCCTCCTAATTTCCCCATATTTTTTATTTACTCTTCCTTATTTTCCAAGCTTGAAAAGGCTTCTTTCAAATTTTCTTCCTGCTTAGCACTTTCAAGGAGATTTACTCTGAAAGTCTTAACTGCAAGAATTCTTGGAAGAAGGCTTTTCAGAGTTGATTTCATCTCGTTTCTCTCATCTCTCATTCGCAAACAGGATGTTTGCGTTACTCATATTTAAGTGCCTTTATCGGATTTGCATTCGCAGCTCTAAAGGTTTGATAACTCACCGTTAAGATGCTGATGATGAGTGCTAAAATACCTGATGCAGCAAACAACCAGATTTGAATTCCTGTATTATAAGCAAACATTTCCAGGAATTTTTTAACAGCAAAATAGGCAATTGGCCAGGCAAAAATATTGGCCAGCAGCACCCATTTGGAAAAGCCCTGAGTGAGCAGGAAAACTATTTTGGCAGCCGATGAACCCAGAACCTTTCTGATTCCTATCTCTTTTGTACGCTGTTCGGTCATAAAGGAAGCCAAACCAAAAAGACCAAGACAGGAAATGAAAATTGCCAGCATTGCAAAATATTTTATGATCGATCCAATTTCATAATATTCTCTGTAATATTGCGCAATTTCCTCATCGAAAAATGAGTAATCGCATTCATAATTAGGTGCAAATTGTTTAAATGTATCTTTTATATATTCTATAGATTCGGGTACATTTCGAGGATTGATTTTTACGAATACTTTGCTCCACCACCATTTCATTGTTGTAATCATGATGGGACCGATATCATTATCCAATGTTTTGAAATGATAATCTTTCACAACCCCGATAATTTCACCGGCAGAGGATTCATCATACATATAAAATCTTTTGCCGATGGGATTTTCCAACTGCATCATTTTTACAGCTGCTTCATTCACAATATATGGAACAGGCTCACCTTGTTGATGATCTTTTGAGAAATTCTCACCTTCGATTAATTTCATATCAAATACTTTTAAAAAATCTTTTTCTACCAGAAAGAAATTGAAAAGAATTTTTTCATCATCTGCTTTGCCTTCCCATTCTGCTGGATTAACATTGCCGACTCGAGCTGGAGAAGAGGATGAAGATGTTACACCGAGGATGTTTGAATTTTTCAAAAGTTCCTCTTTGAACGAAGCAAAAGAATCATCCAGTTCTGTATTCATGGGAATGGAAATAATGAAGTCTTTATCAAATCCCAAATTTTTATTTTGAATGTATTTGAGTTGATTATAAACTGTTGCAGTACAAATAATAAGGGCTATCGAAATGGTAAATTGGATGACAACCAGAATTGTTCTGAATCTGTTTTTAGTTTTTGATCCGCTCCCGCTTTTTAATACTTTACTGGGAATAAAATGAGAAAGATAAAATGCAGGATAACTGCCCGAGATCAATCCCACAAGAAGTGTTATTACCAATAAGCTAACCAGAAAATTGATATTAGAAAAAGTAATATCGAGTTGTTTATGAGCCAGATCATTAAAACTCGGCAGGAACAATTCCACGATTACAAAAGCAACTATCATAGCAAAAATTGCAGTTAATATCGATTCTGTTATAAATTGTTTTATTAAACCCTTTCGATCTGCTCCTACAACTTTGCGGATGCCTACTTCCTTGGCTCTTTTAGCCGATTTGGCCGTAGATAGATTCATGAAATTTATGCAGGCGATAAGCAGTACAATTATTCCAATTGCCGCAAAGATGATGACGAAGATAAGGCTTTGCGGTTTATCCAGAGGATCGTAAAGATGAACTCTGGCAAGAGGTTGGATACGCACCAGATTTTTGTTATCCGGCTTGTTATCCACGATTGTATTTTCAATCTTCTTCTTAAAAGCTTCTACATCTGCGTTCTCGTAAAGCTGAATATAGCCTGAGCTTTCCCAACTCCAGCTGTTTATCCTTTCTTCACCCAGAATCGTAAACTGCATTATCAGATCAAATTGGATTGTAGAGTTTTCTGGCGGATTGGCAGCAATTCCTGTAACAGTGAAATCTGTCCTGTTATCATAACGGATCATCTTTCCCATCGGGTCTTCATCACCGAAATATTTTCTGGCTGTATCTTCTGTTAGGATGAGATTATGAATATCATCAAAAGCAGTTTGCAAATCACCGGCTACCAGATCAAAAGAAAACATTTCAAAAAGAGCTGGTTCGGTAAGCAACACATTATTTTCCGTAAAAGATCTATCACCGATTGCCATCATTCCACCGAAGTCTTTCAATCTCACGTGGTTTTTAATTTCCGGATAAAGTTCATGCATCAAAGGAGTTAACCGATAGGGAAGCGTTCTACTGCCGTAAGTTTTTCCATCATTCCAGATGCCTTCCTGAATAACACTGTAGACCTGATCTGAGTTTTCGTGGAATACGTTGTAGCTGAGTTCATTCTGTACCCAGAGCATAAGTAAGATGCACACAGCCATACCAATTGCTAATCCAAATATATTGATGAAAGTAAAGCCTTTGCTTCTACCAAAATTTCTGAAAGCGATTTTAAGATAATTTATGAACATTACTCTTCCTTATTTTCCAACCTTGAAAAGGTTTCTTTCAGATTTTCTTCCTGCTTAGCACTTTCAAGGAGATTTACTCTGAAAGTCTTAACTGCAAGAATTCTTGGAAGAAGGCTTTTCAGAGTTGATCTCATCTCGTTTCTCTCATCTCTCATCTCTCATCTCTCATTCGCAAACAGGATGTTTGCGTTACTCATATTTCAACGCATCCACCGGATTTGCCATGGCAGCTTTGTAAGCCAGAATTGAAAATGTTGTCAAAGCTAGAATTGCTGTGATCAGGCCGGAAAGAATGAAATAAACTGCCTTGATCTGAATACGGAAAGCAAAATTCTGCAACCAGTCGGTTATCCAGAAATAGCCAACAATCCAGGCCATAAAGGATGAAATACAAATTAATATTACAATTTCTTTATTGAACAAGTTAATTATTTCCAGTGGAGATGCTCCCAGCACTTTTCTTATACCGATCTCTTTGATACGCCTGTTTGCTTCAAAGGAAATTAATCCCAAAAGCCCAAGGCTGGAAACCAGGATTGCTAGCACACTGAAAATAGTAAAGATTGTACTAAATTGTTTATCTTTTTTATATTTCGCTGCTATAGTGTCATCCAGAAATCTGATATTGACTTTCTTCTCGCTGAACTCAGCACAAATTGTCTGGATGGTTTTTTTTGCAGTTTCTATATCATTCCCCTGAACTTTAACAGCCATATACCAGGACCAGCCGGAAAAATAGGTGAAAGCCATTGGTTTAACAGTATTGTGCAGGCTTTGGAAGGTGAAGTCTTTAACTACTCCGACGATATTTCTATCTGCAATCTTAATTGATAATGGATCAGATAGATTATGTTTCTTGGCAAAGGCTTCGTTTATTATGAATGATTCCTTGTCAGATTCCAGACCCGGATTGAAATTTCGACCTTCCATAAATTCTAGATCGAGCAATGGTATAAAATCTTCATCGCAGGGAACACTGAAGAAATGTGCATCTGAACCATCATCAAAAGTGCGACCCCATTCCATATAGAAATTTCCAGGCATTGAATGGACTATTGATGCTTGTTTTATTTCTGTATTTTCCAGAAGTTTTACTTTAAGGGCAGTATCATGTAATTTCATTTCGTAACTCATCCAGAAATATAAAATATGTTCCTTATCGTAACCAAGATTTTTATTCACCATAAATTTCATCTGAGAATAGATGATCAATGTTCCCAAAATGAGAGAAATAGTGATAATAAACTGGATGATCATCAATATTCGGCGGGATTGTAATCCGCTTTTTCCCTTGATCGTGGCTTTTTTAAGTACGAAAATTGTGTTAAATGACGACATGAAAAAGGCTGGATACATTCCTGTGAGAAATGTGATAAAAATTATTCCGGCAATTATGATAAGGATAATTGTATAGTTCATTACAGGATTGAAGATCAACTCTTTACCAATGATCTGATTGAAATAGGGTAGAAGCAATTCAATCAGCAGGAAAGCCAGCAGAAAGGATATCAGGGAAATCAGCAACGATTCGCCCAGAAATTGCTTGATCAGATCGCTTTTGCCAGCACCATTTACTTTGCGGATGCCAATTTCTGACGATCTCAGATTGGCTCTGGCTGTAGTCAAATTAATGAAATTAATAATAGCGATAACCAGGGTGAGTAATGCAGAGGTTGAGAAAAGCAGCAGATATTGCATATTACCATGATTGCAATGGTCATTTTTATTTAGATCTGTAAAGAAGTAGATGTCTTTTAAATGACGAAGATTGAAGGCAATTTCTGCTCTATCCGGTTCTATCTCTGCCATTATTCTGGTGAAAGTAGCGTTGAAAAGTTCAATTGTTTCCTGCGGATCTGTCTTATCTGATAACCTGACGAAAGTCTGGTAATTCCAATCACTCCAATTCTCAAAATAATCTTCCTTGTCGATCATAGTTTTACGATTTTTCCAGGTAGAAAGAACGTTAAATGTAATAATTGAATTTTCAGGATAATCCTGAAAAACACCAGCAATCGTGTAATCATAATTATCATTCGCTTTCACCTGTTTACCCACAGGATTGGAAGAACCATACAATTTATTGGCAGTGGATTCCGAAATGATAATCTGATATGGTTCTTCAAAAGCTGGATCGGCTTCACCGCTAATCATTTCAAGCGGAAATATATCTAAAAAATCTGATTCTGTATATAATACACCGCTTATTGTATGATCTTCATCATTTATATTAATATTCATACTTTGCCGATCTGTAGCTGCAACTGCCTCCAAACCGGGCATTTCCGATCTGATGATCGGGATTAACGGTGCCGGCGTGTGGAACCAGGTGCCCACTTCAATACGGTAAATATTTTTGTAATTCGGATTGAACTTATCTACGGAAAGTTCATTATAGGCATATAGACCTGCCATTATGGCAACTGCAATTCCCACCGCTAATCCTAATATGCTGATGAACGAGAAGAATTTATTTTTACTTATATTTCTTAATGCAATTTTGAAATAGTTCTTAAACATAAATATCACCTCAAATTATACTATCAAAATTCTTCTTTTTATCTCACTTCTCATCTTTCATCTTCCCATTTTCTAAATTTCACATCTTCACCAAATCCCACAATCACAAAGTCACAATGTCTCATCTCTCATCTCTCATTCGCAAACAGGATGTTTGCGTTACTCATATTTCAAAGCCTTCACCGGATTGGACAAAGCAGCTTTGATCGTTTGAGAAATTACTGTGATTAAAGCTAATAACAACGAAACTACAAAGGTGACAATAAAAACTGTAATATTGATATCTATGCGATAAGCGAAATTCATTAGTGCCTTCCTAAGTATAAAGTAAGCAACAGGAATTGCAATTATATTGGCAATGATGATCCAGCGTGTGAAATCTTTTGATAAATTGAAAATAATATTTGGTATGTCCGCTCCCAATACTTTACGAATTCCAATTTCACGGGTACGAAGTTCCGTGAGAAAAGCTGAAAGACCAAATAAACCCAGACAGGCGATGAAAATAGCAAGGCCGGTAAACAATTTCAGCACAGTGCTCATTTCCATCTCCGATTTGTACATGGCATCAAATCTTTCGTCAAAGAATTTGAATTCTATCCTCTTTTCAGGATTGAAATTTTGAACCGTTTCTTCCAGAAATTCTTTTGTTTTTGCTATATCATTTGAATTAACTCTTACTACTGTGTAATAGAGATAATCAGGCAGTTTCATCATCACCAATGGCTCAATAGGATTATGCAAAGATTTGAAATGAAAATCTTCAACCACTCCGATTATCTTTCCTTCCATTCCCCAAAGAGTAAATTTGGTTCCGATCGGATCTTCCAAACCCATTTTCTTGATTGCGGTCTCATTTAAAATAAAACCGAAATCTTCCGAGATTTCATTTTCCTGTGTAAAAGTATTTCCACTTGTCATTTTCATGTTGAAAGTATCGATAAAATCATTCTGAACCATTTCAAAATGTAGCAGGAAGCTCTCTTCTTCATTTCTTCCTTCCCAGTTGGCTCCAGATGTGGAATTTGCCATATTGTGAGGTAATGCTAAAGCACCGGTTATACTCTCAATTGCAGGATTTTTGAGAAGCTCCTGTTTGTAAGTTTCGTAAGATTCCATATCGTAAAATCTTGTGTAGAGAATCTGTTCTTTTTCAAATCCCAGTTTTTTGTTCTGCATATATTTTAATTGTTGGAATAAAATGATCGTACTTATAATAAGAATGATGGAAAGTGACCATTGTAAAACTACCAGAATTTTTCTGAAATTGCCGCCTTTTTGGCCTTTCAAACTTGAACCTTTTAAAACTGCCACAGGTTTGAATGATGATAACATAAAAGCAGGATAGATTCCTGCAATAATTCCCAATAGAGCTGTCATTCCTATAAGTAGAAGTGTAGATTCCAATCCAAAATTAGCGAATAAGCTGAGTTTTTTTGCAGTGAACAGATTGAAATACGGTAAAACAAATTCCACAATTACAAAGGCAAAAACAAGTGATATTGTTACCATCAAAATTGATTCACCCAGAAATTGGCTAATCAGGTGTTTTCTCTGAGAACCCAGCACTTTTCGCATGCCAACTTCTCGAGCGCGTTTGCTGTATCGAGCTGTAGTCAGGCTAATAAAATTTATACAGGAAATAATAATGATGAAAAGAGAAATGCATCCGAAAATTATGATATAACTGAAATCTCCCATTCCGGAAAAATCGGCTACAAATCCCGAAGAATGGAGATGAGTTTCTGTAAGCGGTTGCAGGTAAAGATCGGAAGCAGCTCCTTCGCTGTTTTCTTTGATAAAACCGGTAATTTTGTCATTCAATTCATCTGCATCTGCATTTTCATTGATCTCGATGTAAGTATGAAGTGAATTTCGCCCCCAGTCTTCCAGTGCTTCACCAAGTCTTTTATATTCT
The sequence above is a segment of the Candidatus Cloacimonadota bacterium genome. Coding sequences within it:
- a CDS encoding DUF2271 domain-containing protein, with protein sequence MNKRIKLIYSFLILTIVVVFCLNLFAKQNNQIIPTTRTEGAVDFQIRTSSYGGEYEPEHVFAIWVTDENDNFVRTLVRRAWEEIEDLVKWNNMTGGNYQNALVTGATLNSHQTHNLNWDCTDNLLASIPDGTYKIYIEFSEDDTNQGGPWTNVEFVKGPDPYEVISAGPNNFHDIELYYTPAAQPDPTIEITSPANNSTIEELPFMVEFVVENFDPAGGDGFVGLYIDDNLIQMYSDLNPVAVGDFPQDSHDLKLMLLDPTLTPLDPEVSDTVTLSYNPIANDNELVSASKLLGNYPNPFNPSTTIYFSVTQTSSFATIEIYNLKGQKVKTFPINSSTDQSINSITWNGTDNLGKPVSSGVYYYVLKSGDRADSRKMLLMK
- a CDS encoding nucleotidyltransferase domain-containing protein; the encoded protein is MDNFREEFIVKFKNLLEKDNHIFCAWEGGSAATGYLDEYSDFDLGLICDDKKVEETFEKIEKYLDEHYGIKTKFRMPEPSWHGHSQCFYLLENTPEFFYVDLLLEKLSSGNRFMESDRHGNSIVWFDKKKLFDPTPTPVEQVKAKGKRLYKMIKNSYWLLVLDVKKQILRENKVDAYVIYNQLLNRIAPLMNLKYRSPKSDFGLRYTYRDFPNVECEWLEKMQQVSSLKKMMLNVREIEAKYAELIEELEDKWK
- the tnpA gene encoding IS200/IS605 family transposase produces the protein MPYTQIIYHIVFATKNRCRCLEQEHRDQLFKYIAGVIKNKKCHLFRIGGVEDHIHILTSLHPTISLSNLIKDIKVSSSGFIKDQKLFPFFTNWQEGYSAFTYSNSDKSRIVKYIINQEEHHKFVSYLEELKGLYLEAGITYNERYL
- a CDS encoding class I SAM-dependent methyltransferase codes for the protein MLELERILQKIDGGNVLDVASGRGEFIQFIKHFKSYKKITAIDIMANSEKLIQQTYPNDKITFVWGNAKELPFEDESFDTVCLSNSLHHLENMEKVLEEMIRVLKKNGNFVIHEMYCDNQNKAQMSHVKIHHWFAKIDTVFGQKHDPTFPRQKIKDMISELDLKKIKILDYAFPVPEPKDPEMVNERAKLIDAGLRKLDNKENFDILRKEGEEIRSYILENGFAPAASLFILGTK
- a CDS encoding TolC family protein; translation: MKKLISIIIITIAVTICFAQEYALEELIEIGLEKSYDIQEAKSNLKDNQSYLRSSYYGLLPSLNLNYGNSYYFDAADPEWNDAASLSASKTFFLNDPTFFNIYTSIENMKIADLSFNESKKQIAYYIFSSYLGVLEAQETLEIQEKNLQLQNKIHQQIQVQYDAGDKSLLELKQSEVSLIDYEIAVNEANNTLSKARKDLFSYLNIDDAGYGLVSPEIEIKNKEMEFTKNNILMQQEKSININKANSFKSMLNFFPSISIGYSFGHDDPNDVYDFSSYSRTDNSLYLSATWNIFGLLDKYESYKIQKRYNKLLTLNYQTTRDNYTIQSENLQNDFSTLQKSYDLYEEKLALAEENLNMAQEQFKLGMISLLELDDKKLEYQNTQLAKIQKYYQLLKKQEEINLLNSDLILGKW